The following are from one region of the Longimicrobium sp. genome:
- a CDS encoding L,D-transpeptidase family protein, whose translation MSHTVAGTRSAADARCARRIAAALLVIAAMVGGGGEARAQGDTAGVLIRARVERQGTLSAGGEELHSPAAVRQFYASAAYRPAWSAPTAALPVAGAMAAFVDGITSDGLEPDDYHARPLRRLLDERRRRLSPEDRAELDLLLTDAFLSIGHDLVAGRVPPRAVHPAWTTPGRDADLPAALAQALRSGRIAGALVAQRPQTAQYGRLRQALARYRQVVQQGGWPSLSTRTLHPGDEGDEIGVLRARLAAEAAVPGDAGVVTYDSAMVEVVKGFQRRFGYSDDGVVGPATRAALNVAAEKRVEQLRASLERERWLPAALGDRFVAVFIPAFELRAIEDGEVALESRVIAGKDDWRTPIFGAAMTTVVFNPYWNIPPSILAREVLPRQRRDPSYFAREGIEAVRDGAGVRYRQVPGARNPLGEVKFLFPNPYNVYLHDTSSPSLFQRDERAFSHGCVRVEKPLELAMWALARNGWSRDSVEAVAGREKERGVALAAPIPVYIFYRTAWVDDAGAVQFRRDLYESDEQLLHALVSRTPSAARAAREKPAEEDGP comes from the coding sequence ATGAGCCACACCGTAGCCGGTACACGCAGCGCCGCCGACGCGCGATGCGCGCGCCGCATCGCCGCCGCCCTGCTCGTGATCGCCGCGATGGTGGGCGGGGGCGGGGAGGCGCGCGCGCAGGGAGACACGGCGGGCGTGCTGATCCGCGCGCGCGTCGAGCGGCAGGGGACGCTCTCCGCGGGCGGCGAGGAGCTGCATTCGCCCGCCGCCGTCCGGCAGTTCTACGCGTCGGCGGCGTACCGCCCGGCGTGGAGCGCGCCGACCGCGGCGCTCCCCGTGGCGGGGGCGATGGCGGCGTTCGTGGACGGGATCACCTCCGACGGGCTGGAGCCGGACGACTACCATGCCCGCCCGCTCCGCCGCCTCCTCGACGAGCGGCGGCGGCGGCTGTCGCCGGAGGACCGCGCCGAGCTGGACCTGCTGCTCACGGACGCGTTCCTCTCCATCGGGCACGACCTGGTGGCCGGGCGCGTGCCGCCGCGCGCCGTCCACCCCGCATGGACCACGCCCGGGCGCGACGCCGACCTGCCGGCGGCTCTCGCGCAGGCGCTGCGCAGCGGGCGCATCGCCGGCGCGCTGGTGGCGCAACGGCCGCAGACGGCGCAGTACGGGCGGCTGCGGCAGGCGCTGGCGCGGTATCGCCAGGTGGTGCAGCAGGGGGGATGGCCATCGCTCTCCACCCGCACGCTGCACCCGGGCGACGAGGGCGACGAGATCGGCGTGCTGCGCGCGCGGCTGGCGGCCGAAGCGGCGGTCCCCGGCGACGCGGGCGTGGTGACCTACGACAGCGCGATGGTGGAGGTGGTGAAGGGTTTCCAGCGCCGCTTCGGCTACAGCGACGACGGCGTGGTGGGGCCCGCGACGCGCGCGGCGCTGAACGTCGCCGCCGAGAAGCGCGTCGAGCAGCTGCGCGCGTCGCTGGAGCGCGAGCGCTGGCTCCCCGCCGCGCTGGGCGACCGCTTCGTGGCGGTCTTCATCCCCGCGTTCGAGCTGCGCGCGATCGAGGACGGGGAGGTGGCGCTGGAGAGCCGGGTGATCGCGGGGAAGGACGACTGGCGCACGCCCATCTTCGGCGCGGCGATGACCACCGTCGTCTTCAACCCCTACTGGAACATCCCCCCGAGCATCCTGGCCAGAGAGGTGCTGCCGCGGCAGCGGCGCGACCCGTCGTACTTCGCGCGCGAGGGGATCGAGGCGGTGCGCGACGGCGCGGGCGTGCGCTACCGGCAGGTGCCGGGCGCGCGCAACCCGCTGGGCGAGGTGAAGTTCCTCTTCCCCAACCCCTACAACGTGTACCTGCACGACACGTCGTCGCCGTCGCTCTTCCAGCGCGACGAGCGCGCGTTCAGCCACGGGTGCGTGCGGGTGGAGAAGCCGCTCGAGCTGGCGATGTGGGCGCTGGCGCGGAACGGGTGGTCGCGCGATTCGGTGGAGGCGGTGGCCGGGCGGGAGAAGGAGCGCGGCGTGGCGCTGGCCGCGCCGATCCCCGTCTACATCTTCTACCGCACCGCGTGGGTGGACGATGCGGGCGCGGTGCAGTTCCGGCGCGATCTCTACGAGTCGGACGAGCAGCTCCTCCACGCGCTGGTCAGCCGCACCCCGTCCGCCGCCCGCGCCGCCCGCGAGAAGCCGGCCGAGGAGGACGGGCCGTAG
- a CDS encoding DoxX family protein, which translates to MSTMTLTRRERKINAILWTVQVLLAALFLFAGGMKLVAPPEMLKGPGIQFPLEFLRFIGVCEFAGGLGLILPGLLRIRTGLTPLAAAGLVIIMIGAVSTTLIGGLGAAGATVPFVTGVLAASVAYGRTRRVPLRTSPRRRLALQPAA; encoded by the coding sequence ATGTCGACGATGACGCTGACCCGGCGCGAGCGGAAGATAAACGCGATCCTGTGGACGGTGCAGGTGCTGCTGGCGGCGCTCTTCCTGTTCGCCGGCGGGATGAAGCTGGTGGCGCCCCCCGAGATGCTGAAGGGCCCGGGGATCCAGTTCCCGCTGGAGTTCCTCCGCTTCATCGGCGTGTGCGAGTTCGCAGGCGGGCTCGGGCTGATCCTTCCCGGCCTGCTGCGCATCCGCACCGGCCTGACGCCGCTGGCCGCCGCGGGGCTGGTGATCATCATGATCGGCGCGGTGTCCACCACGCTGATCGGCGGGCTGGGCGCGGCGGGCGCGACCGTCCCGTTCGTCACCGGCGTCCTGGCCGCCTCGGTGGCGTACGGCCGCACGCGCCGGGTGCCGCTGCGCACCTCGCCGCGCCGCCGCCTGGCCCTCCAGCCGGCCGCCTGA